A genomic window from Haliaeetus albicilla chromosome 10, bHalAlb1.1, whole genome shotgun sequence includes:
- the CIDEC gene encoding lipid transferase CIDEC, whose translation MDYAKSLSLRLAAPVSKCVSASASMTQQLLSSPAPRPRPYRVCNWDRSLRKGIMAQSLTELLRQAQSALLAPGPVSLVLDEDGTAVETEAFFRTLEEGTVLMALSKGQTWAPSKTPGYQLSLSRKPPRRIDVACVTFDLYKTSPRDLGCLNVKATLYGTYSMSYDLRCYGAKRLMKEALRWMLFTMQATGHVLLGTSCYMQQLLDATEEPKETESSPALRSPLPCSLPPLPRRKTLQ comes from the exons ATGGATTATGCCAAGTCCTTGAGCCTGCGCTTGGCTGCCCCTGTCTCCAA ATGTGTCTCGGCAAGTGCCTCCATGACCCAGCAGCTACTGTCGAGCCCGGCCCCGCGACCCCGACCCTACCGCGTCTGCAACTGGGACCGCAGCCTGCGCAAGGGCATCATGGCACAGAGCCTCACCGAGCTGCTGCGCCAG GCTCAGAGCGCCCTGCTCGCCCCGGGTCCCGTCTCACTGGTGCTGGATGAGGATGGCACCGCAGTGGAGACGGAGGCTTTCTTTCGGACACTGGAGGAGGGGACGGTGCTGATGGCCCTGAGCAAGGGGCAGACATGGGCTCCCTCCAAG ACGCCTGGCTACCAGCTAAGCCTGTCCCGCAAGCCCCCTCGGAGGATCGACGTTGCCTGCGTCACCTTCGACCTCTACAAGACCAGCCCGCGGGACCTGGGCTGCCTCAATGTCAAAGCCACGCTCTACGGCACCTACAGCATGTCCTACGACCTGCGCTGCTACGGGGCCAAGCGGCTGATGAA GGAAGCCCTGCGCTGGATGCTCTTCACCATGCAGGCCACCGGCCACGTCCTGCTTGGCACCTCTTGTTAcatgcagcagctcctggatgCCACAGAGGAACCGAAGGAGACGGAGAGCAGCCCAGCGCTGCGAagccccctgccctgcagcctcccacccctgccccgcagGAAGACGCTGCAGTGA